A genome region from Maridesulfovibrio salexigens DSM 2638 includes the following:
- a CDS encoding TRAP transporter permease produces the protein MTDTTSPKPAVKKDSGGETLAIKRVIEGNTAKLLYATGIICSLFHLWVNTIGIMPEIQRNAVHYSFMLFIGFLQYPMLKKHARETLPIDYFLAILSFATGLYLVFFEDALHMRNEVPIMADLIAAGLAIVLLMEITRRTTGLLIPCLAAIFLAYGLGGGQYLDGLWHFPGVTIQRMLYRMYFAPDGIFGTIATISSTFVFLFVLFASFLIKSGAGEFIIKLAMATMGRTIGGPAKMAVFASGFMGSVSGSAVANTVGTGSITIPMMKKTGFPSKFAGGVEAAASTGGQLMPPIMGAGAFIMSQWTQIPYLTIVGVAFIPAIMYFVSVAFFVHLRAKKLGIKPIPEEEIPRIGDVIKEGWNFFIPIGALMGLLMYGFTPTFAACGGIAAIVVSSWLNPKTRMSGRDIMDALASGGQNMVTTGVILLCSGIVIGVVLMVGMGIKFSMLITMIAGNSLLLTIVMVAAASLVLGMGLPVTASYIVLAVLAAPAMQMLGTSLLAAHMLIFWYSQDANVTPPVCLAAYSASGISGSKPLETGFESWKIAKGLYIIPLLFCYTPILFEGPLWQVAETVITATAGLFCFAVFFEGFNTYALNITQRALYMGTATLLLWPDMRLHAAGAVLLVVMMLRERSVFRKQAFEAV, from the coding sequence ATGACTGACACGACTTCCCCAAAGCCGGCAGTTAAGAAAGATTCTGGTGGTGAAACCCTTGCTATCAAACGAGTGATAGAGGGAAACACTGCCAAATTGCTCTATGCCACGGGCATCATCTGCTCCCTCTTCCATCTCTGGGTAAACACCATCGGCATTATGCCGGAAATTCAGCGCAATGCTGTTCACTACTCTTTCATGCTCTTTATCGGATTCCTGCAATATCCGATGCTCAAAAAACATGCCCGTGAAACCCTGCCCATTGACTATTTTCTGGCAATTCTATCCTTCGCAACGGGCCTTTATCTCGTATTTTTCGAAGACGCCCTACACATGCGCAATGAAGTTCCGATCATGGCGGATCTCATTGCAGCAGGCTTGGCAATTGTCCTTTTAATGGAAATCACCCGCAGGACCACCGGACTGCTCATTCCCTGTCTGGCTGCTATATTTCTGGCCTACGGACTTGGCGGCGGACAGTATCTGGACGGACTATGGCACTTTCCGGGCGTAACCATCCAACGCATGCTTTACCGCATGTACTTTGCCCCGGACGGTATTTTCGGAACCATTGCCACTATCTCAAGTACCTTTGTATTTCTGTTTGTGCTCTTTGCTTCATTCCTGATCAAATCAGGAGCCGGAGAATTCATTATCAAACTGGCAATGGCCACCATGGGACGCACCATCGGCGGTCCCGCAAAAATGGCTGTTTTCGCATCCGGCTTTATGGGATCTGTTTCAGGTAGCGCGGTTGCAAACACCGTAGGCACAGGCTCCATAACCATTCCGATGATGAAGAAGACCGGATTCCCCAGCAAATTTGCCGGAGGGGTTGAAGCCGCAGCCTCCACAGGCGGACAGCTCATGCCGCCCATCATGGGTGCAGGAGCTTTCATCATGAGCCAGTGGACTCAGATTCCCTACCTGACCATTGTCGGCGTGGCCTTCATTCCGGCAATCATGTATTTCGTCAGCGTCGCTTTTTTTGTCCATTTACGTGCCAAAAAACTGGGCATCAAACCCATTCCCGAAGAAGAAATCCCGCGCATCGGCGATGTCATCAAAGAAGGCTGGAACTTTTTCATTCCCATCGGCGCACTCATGGGTCTGCTTATGTATGGATTTACTCCGACCTTTGCAGCCTGCGGCGGTATTGCTGCCATTGTTGTTTCCAGCTGGCTTAATCCCAAAACCCGCATGTCCGGGCGTGACATCATGGATGCACTTGCATCCGGCGGTCAGAACATGGTCACCACAGGTGTTATCCTGCTTTGTTCCGGCATTGTCATAGGTGTGGTTCTCATGGTCGGCATGGGCATCAAATTCTCAATGCTCATCACCATGATCGCAGGCAACAGTCTGCTGCTGACAATAGTAATGGTTGCTGCGGCATCGCTCGTATTAGGCATGGGCCTACCCGTAACCGCCTCCTACATCGTTCTGGCGGTCCTTGCTGCCCCGGCCATGCAAATGCTCGGTACAAGCCTTCTTGCGGCCCATATGCTCATCTTCTGGTATTCTCAGGATGCCAACGTGACCCCGCCCGTCTGCCTTGCCGCATACAGCGCCTCAGGCATATCCGGCTCCAAGCCGCTGGAAACGGGATTTGAATCGTGGAAAATTGCCAAGGGGCTTTACATTATCCCCTTACTCTTCTGCTACACCCCGATCCTTTTCGAGGGACCGCTCTGGCAGGTTGCCGAGACCGTAATCACCGCCACAGCGGGCCTGTTCTGCTTCGCGGTATTCTTTGAAGGTTTCAACACCTATGCTCTTAATATCACCCAGCGGGCTTTATACATGGGTACCGCAACACTTCTGCTCTGGCCGGACATGCGACTGCATGCAGCAGGGGCCGTATTATTAGT